One window of the Candidatus Omnitrophota bacterium genome contains the following:
- the cobS gene encoding adenosylcobinamide-GDP ribazoletransferase — protein MRSFLVALQFLTLLPVKGGKLEEGKLKRAIVFFPLVGLLIGLFLVAANQLFSFLNLGQLCVNTIIVAFLIFVTGGLHLDGLGDTFDGIAGGKGRDEILRIMRDPHIGTMGALSIVIAVILGIALLSEIGIDIKAKALLLMCVLSRWAMVFAMFSFPYARKEGKALLFFKNTDVKNFTFASFITLFIAIALWHLKGFLIFAIVALSAYITGKSINTRIDGITGDTLGAINEIAQIITLIFFAIQEWA, from the coding sequence ATGAGGAGTTTTTTGGTCGCATTGCAATTTTTGACGCTTTTACCTGTTAAAGGCGGAAAATTGGAAGAGGGTAAGCTAAAAAGGGCTATCGTTTTCTTTCCGCTCGTAGGCTTATTAATAGGTTTATTTTTAGTCGCCGCCAATCAGCTTTTCTCTTTTTTAAATCTTGGGCAATTATGCGTAAATACTATTATAGTAGCGTTCCTTATTTTCGTTACCGGCGGGCTTCATCTCGACGGGTTGGGTGATACTTTTGATGGTATTGCAGGCGGAAAAGGCAGAGACGAAATATTAAGGATTATGCGCGATCCGCATATAGGCACTATGGGGGCTTTAAGCATCGTCATAGCCGTTATACTTGGGATCGCGCTTTTATCAGAAATAGGCATAGACATAAAAGCCAAAGCATTACTCCTTATGTGTGTTTTGAGTAGATGGGCCATGGTATTCGCGATGTTTTCGTTTCCTTATGCCCGTAAAGAAGGCAAGGCCCTCCTTTTCTTTAAAAATACGGACGTAAAGAATTTTACTTTCGCGTCTTTTATTACGCTATTTATCGCGATAGCGCTATGGCACCTAAAGGGGTTTTTAATTTTTGCCATAGTAGCGCTAAGTGCTTATATAACGGGCAAATCCATAAATACTAGGATCGACGGCATAACCGGCGATACGCTTGGCGCTATTAATGAAATTGCCCAGATAATTACGCTAATCTTCTTCGCTATTCAGGAATGGGCTTGA
- a CDS encoding CDP-alcohol phosphatidyltransferase family protein: MNIPNALSLARLLLTPTFVVSVIYHTEGNPFLSRLPLIIFLVAVITDAVDGFIARRYSQITSLGILLDPLADKFLLAVSFITLSLVAYGPAHLKIPPWVLVIVLTRDLFILTGAAVIYFVYGYVEFKPSMLGKVTTFFQMATILSVLIQFKYSYAIWTLAALFTVFSGAHYLLRANRVLNGKTKHI, encoded by the coding sequence ATGAACATACCAAACGCACTTTCTTTGGCGAGGCTGCTTTTGACGCCCACATTTGTGGTAAGCGTCATATACCACACTGAGGGCAATCCTTTTTTATCCCGTCTTCCTCTTATAATATTTCTCGTAGCTGTTATTACGGATGCCGTCGACGGGTTTATTGCCAGAAGGTATAGCCAGATAACCTCGTTAGGCATATTGCTGGATCCTTTAGCGGATAAGTTTCTGCTTGCGGTGTCATTTATTACTCTCTCTTTAGTGGCATACGGCCCGGCGCACCTTAAGATCCCGCCGTGGGTCCTCGTAATAGTCCTGACGAGGGATCTCTTTATATTAACAGGCGCGGCAGTTATATATTTTGTGTACGGATATGTAGAGTTTAAACCAAGCATGCTGGGCAAGGTCACCACTTTTTTTCAAATGGCCACGATCCTCAGCGTATTGATCCAGTTTAAATATTCTTATGCGATATGGACGCTTGCGGCGCTTTTTACCGTTTTTTCGGGTGCACATTACTTGTTAAGGGCAAATAGGGTTCTAAATGGAAAAACAAAGCATATATAA